One window of the Planctomycetia bacterium genome contains the following:
- a CDS encoding response regulator, translating to MAGEKILVVDDDDDILELLMYDLTRQGYLVICENSGQRAVSVVQESRPDLIVLDVMLPTFSGLEICRLLKSDAVAQAIPIIMLSAKGEENDVVAGLECGADDYVTKPFSTKVLGTRIKTVLRKKANGSAKSEQPLRVGEIIIDPITREVTAAGEPIALTNIEFRLLHFLASKPGWAFTRAQIVDAVQGEEHAATERSVDVQLSGLRKKLGKWSGHIETVRGLGYRFRE from the coding sequence ATGGCCGGCGAGAAAATTCTCGTTGTAGACGATGACGACGACATTCTCGAATTGCTCATGTACGACCTGACGCGGCAAGGGTACTTAGTAATCTGCGAGAACTCGGGCCAGCGAGCCGTGAGCGTAGTGCAGGAATCACGTCCCGACCTGATCGTGCTCGATGTGATGCTGCCGACGTTCAGCGGTTTGGAAATCTGCCGGCTGCTGAAGAGCGATGCCGTGGCCCAAGCGATTCCGATCATCATGCTATCGGCCAAAGGGGAAGAAAACGATGTCGTCGCAGGCCTCGAATGCGGCGCCGACGATTACGTGACGAAGCCGTTCAGCACGAAGGTGCTCGGCACGCGGATTAAAACGGTGCTTCGCAAGAAGGCGAACGGTTCGGCGAAGAGCGAGCAACCGCTGCGCGTCGGAGAAATCATCATCGACCCGATCACGCGCGAAGTGACTGCGGCCGGCGAACCCATCGCGCTGACGAATATCGAATTCAGGCTGCTGCACTTCCTGGCTTCGAAGCCCGGTTGGGCCTTCACCCGTGCGCAGATCGTCGACGCGGTGCAAGGCGAAGAGCATGCGGCTACCGAGCGGTCGGTCGACGTGCAGCTAAGCGGCCTTCGTAAGAAGCTCGGCAAGTGGAGCGGCCACATCGAAACGGTACGTGGCCTGGGCTACCGGTTTCGCGAGTAG